The Streptomyces sp. NBC_01353 genome contains a region encoding:
- a CDS encoding roadblock/LC7 domain-containing protein, translating into MALDKGLDWLLDDLTQRVEYIRHALVLSNDGLVTGASSGLEREDAEHLAAVSSGLHSLARGSGRHFQAGRARQTMVEFDEALLFVTAAGEGSCLCVLSVAEADVGQVAYEMTLLVNRVGEHLGVAARQPGRAGIAEL; encoded by the coding sequence ATGGCGCTGGACAAGGGACTGGACTGGCTCCTGGACGACTTGACCCAGCGGGTCGAGTACATACGGCACGCGCTGGTGCTGTCGAACGACGGGCTGGTGACGGGTGCGAGCAGTGGTCTGGAGCGGGAGGACGCCGAACATCTGGCCGCGGTCTCCTCGGGTCTCCACAGCCTGGCCCGTGGTTCGGGCCGGCACTTCCAGGCAGGCCGAGCCCGGCAGACGATGGTCGAGTTCGACGAGGCTCTGCTCTTCGTGACGGCGGCGGGCGAAGGCAGTTGCCTGTGCGTGCTGAGCGTGGCGGAGGCGGATGTCGGCCAAGTCGCGTACGAGATGACGCTGCTGGTGAACCGTGTCGGTGAGCACCTCGGTGTGGCGGCGCGGCAGCCGGGCAGGGCGGGCATCGCCGAGCTCTGA
- a CDS encoding PPOX class F420-dependent oxidoreductase, with product MAKMTEEQWRAFVSEGTRTGKLATVREDGSPHLAPIWFVLDGDDFVFNTGKDTVKGRNLARDGRVALCVDDDRPPFAFVTLQGRAEISEDPFELRRWAARIGGRYMGEDRAEEFGERNGVPGELLVRVRIDKVVAQGGVSD from the coding sequence ATGGCAAAGATGACCGAGGAACAGTGGCGGGCCTTCGTCTCCGAGGGAACCCGCACCGGCAAGCTGGCGACCGTGCGCGAGGACGGAAGTCCGCACCTGGCGCCGATCTGGTTCGTGCTCGACGGCGACGACTTCGTCTTCAACACCGGCAAGGACACCGTGAAGGGGCGCAATCTGGCCCGCGACGGACGGGTGGCCCTGTGCGTCGACGACGATCGGCCGCCGTTCGCCTTCGTCACGCTCCAGGGCCGTGCCGAGATCAGCGAGGATCCGTTCGAGCTGCGCCGCTGGGCCGCCCGGATCGGCGGCCGCTACATGGGCGAGGACCGCGCCGAGGAGTTCGGCGAGCGCAACGGAGTCCCCGGCGAACTGCTGGTCCGTGTACGGATCGACAAAGTGGTCGCCCAGGGCGGCGTCTCCGACTGA
- a CDS encoding ATP/GTP-binding protein: protein MAYERSDNSTGAGGGADTTALALKILVAGGFGVGKTTLVGAVSEIRPLRTEEQLSRAGETVDDTGGVAQKTTTTVAMDFGRITIRSGLSLYLFGTPGQDRFWFLWDELSQGALGAVVLADTRRLEDCFPAVDYFEHRKIPFVVAVNCFAGARNYGAHEVSRALDLDRGTPVVLCDARDRDSGKEVLIRLVEYAGRMHTARLLDSVG, encoded by the coding sequence ATGGCCTACGAGCGCTCTGACAACAGCACCGGTGCGGGCGGCGGTGCGGACACCACGGCCCTCGCCCTGAAGATCCTGGTCGCCGGCGGATTCGGTGTCGGCAAGACCACCCTGGTGGGCGCGGTCAGCGAGATCCGTCCGCTGCGCACCGAGGAACAGCTCAGCCGGGCCGGCGAGACCGTCGACGACACCGGAGGCGTCGCCCAGAAGACCACCACGACCGTGGCGATGGACTTCGGTCGCATCACCATCCGCTCCGGGCTGTCGCTGTACCTGTTCGGCACACCGGGGCAGGACCGGTTCTGGTTCCTCTGGGACGAGCTGTCCCAGGGTGCGCTCGGCGCCGTCGTCCTGGCCGACACACGACGACTCGAGGACTGCTTCCCCGCGGTGGACTACTTCGAGCACCGCAAGATCCCCTTCGTCGTCGCGGTCAACTGCTTCGCCGGGGCCCGGAACTACGGCGCGCACGAGGTCTCACGCGCGCTGGACCTGGACCGCGGCACACCTGTGGTGCTGTGCGACGCGCGAGACCGGGACTCGGGCAAGGAGGTGCTGATCCGACTCGTCGAGTACGCCGGACGGATGCACACGGCCAGGCTGCTGGACTCCGTCGGGTGA
- a CDS encoding DUF742 domain-containing protein, with translation MNEDSTGDGQAVPGSQWYDADAGPLVRPYAVTGGRTKPGPSNVRFDLIALVVVDDNPPGRAEESLLGPEHRALLTLCRAETQSVAELAADADLPVGVVRVLLGDLLEAGFVKVSRPVPPAQLPDERILREVIDGLRAL, from the coding sequence ATGAACGAGGACAGCACCGGCGACGGCCAGGCCGTGCCGGGCAGTCAGTGGTACGACGCGGACGCGGGGCCGCTCGTCCGCCCGTACGCCGTGACCGGTGGCCGCACGAAGCCGGGACCCAGCAACGTACGGTTCGACCTCATCGCACTCGTCGTCGTCGACGACAACCCGCCCGGCCGGGCCGAGGAGTCGCTCCTCGGCCCGGAGCACCGGGCCCTGCTCACCCTGTGCCGGGCGGAGACGCAGTCGGTGGCCGAGCTGGCCGCCGACGCCGACCTGCCCGTCGGGGTCGTCCGTGTGCTCCTCGGCGACCTCCTCGAAGCGGGCTTCGTCAAGGTCAGCCGACCCGTACCGCCCGCACAGCTGCCCGACGAACGGATCCTGAGGGAAGTCATCGATGGCCTACGAGCGCTCTGA
- a CDS encoding roadblock/LC7 domain-containing protein, with translation MIDHERISHHRSGELDWLLDDLVVRVREVRHTVVLSNDGLAVGSSSGLSREDAEHLAAIASGFNSLAKGAGRQFHTGGVRQTMVEMDDGFLFVAAAGDGSCLAVLSSVSADIGLIAYEMARLVKRVGEHLHTPPRLTATPPAAG, from the coding sequence ATGATCGACCACGAGAGGATTTCCCACCACCGCTCCGGTGAACTCGACTGGCTCCTCGACGACCTCGTCGTCCGGGTCCGCGAAGTCCGGCACACGGTCGTGCTGTCCAACGACGGGCTCGCCGTCGGCTCCTCCAGCGGCCTCAGCCGGGAGGACGCCGAGCACTTGGCCGCCATCGCCTCCGGATTCAACAGCCTCGCCAAGGGTGCGGGCCGTCAGTTCCACACCGGGGGCGTGCGCCAGACGATGGTGGAGATGGACGACGGCTTCCTGTTCGTCGCCGCCGCGGGAGACGGTTCCTGTCTCGCCGTCCTCAGCTCGGTGAGCGCCGACATCGGGCTCATCGCCTACGAGATGGCCCGCCTGGTGAAGCGCGTCGGCGAACACCTCCACACCCCGCCGCGGCTCACCGCGACCCCACCGGCCGCGGGCTGA
- a CDS encoding nitrate- and nitrite sensing domain-containing protein, translating to MRTPRKTKDADTPAPQAARGRRAHAGPPADEPPERAPEAQADPGGRAVGPSAPPLRRGLRPRTVRAKIVSLLMVPVVSLLALWGFATVTTAQDIARLRELQRVDAEIREPVAAAVTALQAERRAAVRQIAVPGAGRVTELKEQMRRTDAAVARLRLDDGHTVGDTGDLPRNVADRIGQFVTKAEGLDRLRTAAAAGNADWDQVYKEYTAAITAAFAVDGALSGIQDAEIGSDARVLLEFGRAGEMLAREDALLASAHLGGELGAERLRQFTGAVETRRTLTEAATADLRGPERAAWEKLAAQRGYQQLTAAEDRVRAAAPGRKAAQAVPAATWDDAMAVVRGGLSTIETDARRAAADRADPFAGGVLTAGGAAVLLGLAAVAASLVISVRIGRALVIELISLRNTALAIARRKLPAAMTRLRVGEEIDVQAEAPPGPAPQDEIGQVGEALTTVHRAALSAAVERAELASGISGVFVNLARRSQVLVHRQLNLLDSMERRADDPNELGDLFRLDHLTTRMRRHAESLIILSGAAPGRAWRMPVPLTNVVRAAVSEIEDYARVEMRQLPETAVVGGAVADLTHLLAELIENAAQFSPPHTKVRISGEPVGNGYALEIEDRGLGMGKESLAEANTRIKQSEALDLFDSDRLGLFVVSRLSSRHEIKVHLRTSPYGGTTAVVLLPNDVLQSALPPGRSAADPRASEGSRADAAHGYAPPRRHGERGRAETGPETPFPRPRHQQPVAMAPAPSQAQPLPRPPRIPALEGQPEGPGAGSPEQPPAGVTTLRHRGRSAPPPPPPPPPQPAPADPGPSEAPVDDSGDLPRRVRQASLVPQLREAPPADLPPTPAVQGADERTPEQVRDRMTAYRDGWMRGGGAAPGPRRPLGTGSGRAFGHEPGRDFASDPVRSLANDLGTGPGSALDHDHDRDRGRDFGSEGDHA from the coding sequence ATGCGAACTCCCCGCAAGACCAAGGACGCCGACACCCCGGCGCCGCAGGCGGCGCGCGGACGGCGCGCGCACGCAGGGCCGCCCGCCGACGAACCCCCGGAGCGAGCCCCGGAGGCGCAGGCCGACCCGGGCGGTCGGGCGGTCGGGCCGTCCGCCCCGCCCCTACGCCGCGGGCTGCGCCCCAGGACCGTCCGGGCGAAGATCGTCTCGCTGCTGATGGTCCCCGTCGTGTCGCTGCTGGCCCTGTGGGGATTCGCCACCGTCACCACCGCTCAGGACATCGCCCGACTCCGCGAACTCCAGCGGGTCGACGCGGAGATCCGCGAGCCCGTCGCCGCCGCCGTCACCGCCCTGCAGGCCGAACGCCGCGCCGCCGTACGCCAGATCGCCGTGCCCGGCGCCGGACGCGTCACCGAGCTCAAGGAGCAGATGCGGCGCACCGACGCAGCCGTCGCCCGGCTCCGCCTCGACGACGGGCACACCGTCGGCGACACCGGGGACCTGCCCCGAAACGTCGCCGACCGGATCGGACAGTTCGTCACCAAGGCCGAGGGCCTCGACCGACTCCGTACCGCCGCGGCCGCCGGCAACGCCGACTGGGACCAGGTGTACAAGGAGTACACGGCCGCGATCACCGCCGCCTTCGCCGTCGACGGCGCACTGAGCGGCATCCAGGACGCGGAGATCGGCTCCGACGCGCGCGTGCTGCTGGAATTCGGTCGCGCCGGCGAGATGCTCGCCCGTGAGGACGCCCTGCTCGCCTCGGCGCACCTCGGCGGAGAGCTCGGTGCGGAGAGGCTCCGGCAGTTCACCGGGGCCGTCGAGACGCGCCGTACCCTCACCGAGGCCGCCACCGCCGACCTGCGCGGACCCGAGCGCGCCGCCTGGGAGAAGCTCGCCGCCCAGCGCGGCTACCAGCAGCTCACCGCCGCGGAGGACCGGGTACGCGCCGCAGCCCCCGGCCGCAAGGCCGCCCAGGCCGTGCCCGCCGCCACCTGGGACGACGCCATGGCGGTCGTACGCGGTGGGCTCAGCACCATCGAGACGGACGCCCGGCGCGCCGCGGCCGACCGGGCCGATCCGTTCGCGGGAGGCGTACTGACGGCCGGAGGCGCGGCGGTGCTGCTCGGCCTCGCCGCCGTCGCCGCTTCCCTCGTCATCTCCGTACGCATCGGACGCGCCCTGGTCATCGAACTGATCAGCCTGCGCAACACCGCTCTGGCGATCGCCCGCCGTAAACTCCCCGCCGCGATGACGCGGCTGCGGGTCGGCGAGGAGATCGACGTCCAGGCCGAGGCCCCGCCGGGACCCGCTCCTCAGGACGAGATCGGCCAGGTCGGAGAGGCGCTCACCACCGTCCACCGGGCCGCGCTCTCCGCCGCCGTGGAACGCGCCGAACTCGCCAGCGGCATCTCAGGTGTCTTCGTCAACCTCGCCCGCCGCAGCCAGGTCCTGGTCCACCGCCAGCTCAACCTGCTGGACAGCATGGAGCGCCGGGCCGACGACCCGAACGAACTCGGCGACCTCTTCAGGCTCGACCACCTCACGACGCGGATGCGACGCCACGCCGAGAGCCTGATCATCCTCTCCGGCGCCGCCCCCGGCCGTGCCTGGCGGATGCCGGTCCCGCTCACCAACGTCGTACGGGCCGCTGTCTCCGAAATCGAGGACTACGCGCGCGTGGAGATGCGGCAGCTCCCCGAGACGGCCGTCGTCGGCGGCGCCGTCGCCGACCTCACCCACCTGCTGGCCGAGCTCATCGAGAACGCCGCCCAGTTCTCCCCGCCCCACACCAAGGTGCGGATCAGCGGCGAACCGGTCGGCAACGGCTACGCCCTGGAGATCGAGGACCGGGGGCTCGGCATGGGCAAGGAGAGCCTCGCCGAGGCCAACACCAGGATCAAGCAGTCCGAGGCCCTCGACCTGTTCGACAGCGACAGGCTCGGCCTCTTCGTGGTCAGCCGGCTCTCCTCCCGGCACGAGATCAAGGTCCATCTGCGGACCTCGCCCTACGGCGGTACGACAGCGGTCGTCCTGCTCCCCAACGACGTGCTGCAGAGCGCGCTTCCGCCCGGGAGGAGCGCGGCGGACCCCCGGGCATCCGAGGGCTCCCGTGCGGACGCCGCGCACGGCTACGCGCCGCCCCGTAGGCACGGAGAGCGTGGGCGCGCCGAGACCGGGCCGGAGACGCCCTTCCCCCGCCCCCGGCACCAGCAGCCCGTCGCCATGGCCCCCGCACCGTCCCAGGCGCAGCCCCTGCCGCGACCGCCGCGCATCCCCGCCCTGGAGGGACAGCCGGAAGGCCCGGGGGCAGGCTCCCCCGAGCAGCCGCCCGCGGGGGTCACCACCCTGCGTCATCGTGGCCGTTCGGCCCCGCCCCCGCCCCCGCCCCCGCCCCCGCAGCCGGCCCCGGCCGACCCCGGCCCTTCGGAGGCCCCCGTCGACGACTCCGGGGATCTGCCCCGCCGTGTGCGCCAGGCCAGCCTCGTACCGCAGTTGCGCGAGGCGCCACCGGCCGACCTTCCGCCCACCCCGGCGGTCCAGGGCGCGGACGAACGCACCCCCGAACAGGTCAGGGACCGCATGACCGCCTACCGCGACGGCTGGATGCGAGGCGGCGGAGCCGCCCCCGGCCCCCGGCGTCCCCTCGGGACGGGCTCCGGCCGCGCCTTCGGCCACGAGCCCGGCCGTGACTTCGCGAGCGACCCCGTCCGCAGCCTCGCCAACGACCTGGGCACCGGCCCGGGCAGCGCCCTCGACCATGACCACGACCGTGACCGCGGCCGCGACTTCGGCAGTGAAGGAGACCACGCATGA